The proteins below come from a single Amphiura filiformis chromosome 15, Afil_fr2py, whole genome shotgun sequence genomic window:
- the LOC140171156 gene encoding galactose-3-O-sulfotransferase 2-like — translation MAAATTRHFTKVHILACVCCILALTLFIAVDTGFQVSTQYIQVATGTSHTTVFGYRIGTPVQNDVDSIQLDTPLIQNKNDIYSEAQNKRLKTKDLAPPESLALPSTAKTPLQKTSHHQCQSPTTNVAFIKTHKTGSTTLEHIINRYGYARNLSFVLNTYNPQNGHLSYQQITEDSPKTLFLPPIGVTQHDFEHFKYDMVAVHLRYNRTAMDTFMKPGTKYITIIRDPGYQFESAFSHFQMDDAYGEENKVYNTTQERIVHFLQNPEYYREKLKDLMWEYDKGTRWYYARNNQIFDLGFEQNFGDDTTQILRYLERLDQELDLVLITEYFDESMLLLKYSLCWSMDDIIYVAKNVRPEREEISESLRQNMRRWNTADTILYEHFNQTLWRKIKEIGPRFQNDLLIFKNRMKETFETCGGGKEK, via the exons ATGGCAGCTGCAACTACAAGACATTTTACGAAG GTACACATACTTGCATGCGTGTGCTGCATACTAGCATTAACATTATTCATCGCAGTTGACACTGGTTTTCAAGTTTCCACACAATATATCCAAGTTGCGACAGGAACTTCTCACACAACCGTATTTGGATACAGAATCGGGACTCCTGTACAGAATGATGTCGACTCAATTCAGCTTGACACTCCACTGATTCAAAATAAAAACGACATATATTCAGAAGCCCAGAACAAAAG GTTAAAGACAAAAGATTTAGCGCCTCCAGAGAGTCTCGCTTTACCATCAACTGCAAAAACTCCTCTGCAAAAGACTTCCCACCACCAATGCCAATCTCCAACCACCAATGTTGCGTTTATCAAAACTCACAAGACCGGTAGTACCACTTTGGAACACATCATCAATCGCTATGGCTATGCCCGGAATCTTTCCTTCGTCCTGAACACGTATAATCCACAAAATGGCCACCTTTCATACCAACAAATCACGGAAGATTCACCAAAAACTTTATTTCTCCCACCCATTGGTGTCACTCAGCatgattttgaacattttaaGTATGATATGGTTGCTGTGCATTTACGATACAATCGAACCGCTATGGACACATTTATGAAACCAGGCACAAAATATATTACAATCATCAGGGATCCAGGTTACCAATTTGAATCTGCCTTTTCGCATTTCCAGATGGACGATGCCTACGGGGAGGAGAATAAGGTGTATAATACAACTCAAGAAAGGATAGTTCATTTTTTACAAAATCCGGAATATTATAGAGAAAAATTAAAGGATTTGATGTGGGAATATGATAAGGGCACACGATGGTATTATGCCAGGAATAACCAGATATTTGATTTAGGATTTGAACAGAATTTTGGTGATGATACTACACAAATATTAAGATATTTGGAAAGATTGGACCAAGAATTAGACTTAGTACTGATAACCGAATACTTTGACGAATCAATGTTACTTCTAAAATACAGTCTTTGTTGGAGTATGGACGATATCATTTATGTTGCTAAAAATGTAAGACCAGAACGAGAGGAAATAAGCGAAAGTTTGAGGCAAAATATGAGACGGTGGAATACAGCAGATACAATACTCTATGAACATTTTAATCAAACTCTGTGGAGGAAAATTAAGGAAATAGGAccgaggtttcaaaatgatttgcTTATTTTTAAGAACAGAATGAAAGAAACTTTCGAAACCTGTGGGGGGGGGAAAGAAAAATAG